The genomic region ACACCAGAGTAATCACTGCTTTTATTATGTTGGGTTTATTTATAATGacatatgaaacattttcaacaataactgaacattattattttcttaagTGAGGATTTATAGTAGCAAAGTCATGTCTAATAAATGGCCACCTGAGTGTTAATGTCTTTACATTCATTATGCACAGGTGGACATTGTAAAACATGAACAAGGAAAACCAAAACTATCTACATGGTCAcatacatccattatctatatcacCTATCCTGCACAGGGTTTCGGGCCAGTACCCGCTGACACTGGGTGAGGACATGGTTAGATACAATTAGGTAATTTGGTCAAAGTGATTGGCGAAGAGCAACACTTTTAAATGCCAAAATCTGTcatttaacaaaatacaaaaacaggtGACAAGCAGGAAATGTGCCATGTGATGACAGTTTCATCATTTTATCTTATCTGGTATTTGTATTCCAGTTTACAATACATTTTTCTCATTctttgttgtgactgtttatttttttctgttacttcAGGCTCGTATCAAGACTGCAAAGAGGCGAGTGGTGATGGCCTCACTGTATCTGGGAACAGGTcagctggagaaggagctggTAAAGAAAGTTTTGTTTCtggttcactttttttttttttttttttttgtttaactggAGAAATTGCTTCTGTAATTTTGGGCAGGTGAGAACAGTTCCATCCAAACACAGGTAGATGCCAAAAAACTGGTCAGAGATGCCAGAAAATGTGAGTCACGGTCCTTTTCCAAGAAAACCACAGTATGGTTTGTTCAGAATGAAAATGCACTACAAGGAATGACCCCATAATACAAGGGTTTATGGGTGTAAGGACACCAGTGTTGGCATGTGATGGCCTGCTGTTCTTCATGCTTGGAAAGCCCAGCATAACAACAATTAGCCCAGAGTAAACCACAGTCTGCTGTTTTGCTCatattcagctgtttttcatgtttttttttctgactggtaccagcagcagcagtgagggtGAATTACAGAAAAAGGCAGAGACAAGTCAAACATGCTTAATTACAGTTAAAAGCTTTTGAATCCACTGTGATTGCTGCCAAACTCTGTAACCTCACAGGATGATGGATTACTAGAAATGTGAGTCAATAAGGTGCAGTGAGTTCATATGGCTTTTATTCTCGGGCCCAGGTTTGCCTGTAATTGGACACAATGAACTGAAATCAGTTCAGTACTGAAATGTGAGCATGGTCTGTGGTTGAGAAAAATGCAAACTACAGGTGAGTTTATCCTAAACACAACAGTGATCCCAGGCTCAACACAAAAGAAACTAAGCTTATACTGACAGTTGCACCTGCATACTCTATTTAGTTACATGCAGGTGCAGGTGAGGAGAATAATGTACAGCACACAACCTACAAAGGCAATTCTATAAAGCACAGTTTTTTATGTATTGGTCAGGGTTGTGGATTTAGgctctgtctcttcatgtgatccagGCCTGCTGCTGAGATGAGTCCCCTGTCAGGGCTCCCCTCTGAAGATGGGCCTGGGTGTATGTGTAGTGTCATTCTCCTGCTGTAGAATGAATTTGGGACTGACATGATGCCTCCCTGGTGGTATTGCACAATAGATAAGAATCTAAACCTATGTAGAGTACTCCATATGGATGTGTATATATCTTAATTTGTATGTGCAATATTGGCCACTAAACCAATGTCACTGATTTATTGGTCCAGCTGTAGGTTGTAATAAAGCtttccttttaaaaacagtaatcaGTCTCATTAAATGCCACCAAAACCTAATTATCCAACCCTTCTCCAGGTAAAAATTACTTTGGGATTTGAAAAGTAGTGTCTTGTGTGCCAGTGAAAAAAATCCATAGCTAAAATACTTATTCCAACACATTTGTAACAGTTTGGTGCGGCTCAATTAATTGTTAaacagggaaaaataaaaacactagaAGACCAGATGCAACAGTtaattataaatgtgtgtgagtggggggggggtcatTATGAAATTACCTTGCAGGCCGGATGGGGCTCCTCCTCCTGAGACCCATAGTTGGTTAACAGCAACagagaacacaaacatttttaattagttACTGGTAACAGTTTAGGCAAAGCTTACGTAGCGTAATAACAAATGCTGTTTCTCTGCTTGAGGAAAAATCGtttttcctcagagcacccGCTCATCGTCAGATTCACTCTGGGGGAAACTTCCAGAGCTGGAAGTGTGGTGGTGCAGATATCCCCAAAGAGCTCTCTACTGGAAAGGAGAAATGTTTTACTGGCATGTAAACAGGCACTCTCACATGACGTATAATGGATGCATTTGGGCGCCAGATGCACAATTTAGCTGAGGTAAAAAAGCATCGGTTTGATATCAGGAGGGGAACAAATGCCAAGCTCACCACAAATAAAGACACTCGCTACCAGTGGTGCCCTCTGAACAGAAGCCCTTTCCTCTCTGTGAACAGTGGTTAGTCATTCTTTTCCCACGCTCAGGAAACAGATAATAAAACGCTGCCTCCGTGTTTGATAAATTATATCTGCTGTAAATTATTCAACTAGTCCTGTGTATTCCTGTTTTATCTAACCAACAGCTCACAACCTGAATTTGGTGAATGTGGGTTAATAAATGTTTGTGACATTTCTATGATAAATTACCTGAACAAATAACTAATAATTGTCTATAAATTAAttgttttacacagaaaaacagaaacaatattaAGAATAGCTATTATAATTTTCTAGAAGCCAAGGTCACATCTTTCTAAATGTCTCGTTCTTACCAACCAGCCATGAAAAACCAAGTATGAATGATATAGAATAGAGCAAAGCAGTAAAATCTCATGTTTAAGAAGTTAACAGGTCTGATATTTTTGGTATTTGTGTCTTCTCTATAACCTACTTTGCATAGTGGATCATGTTAAACACTTCCCTGAGGCTTATCTGCCAGATAGAAGTCGTGAGAAACTTTCCTGCAATGCTTTTGACTTTGCTTTGTGTTAGAGGAATTTTCTTAACAAACTGTTTCATAAAAAGTTCTGCTGCATAAATAATTGTCCTCCACTgctttctgtgtatttgttcagGTGGACTGCATGGAAGAAGCTCTCCAACGCTCACAGGACTGCAGTCATGCATCTGACCTAAAAGTCTCTATTTTACTGGACTACACACGCGGATCACGAGGTGGTTGGTGTATTCTAAGCTGTCTCTTTGTTGCTGATCCACACAGAGCACCGCACTCATCATACTGAATgcttgtgtgtggttgtgttttgcCTGCAGGGCAGATTAACTCGAGAACCATGCTACTGCCGTTGTTGCAGCGCTTCACATCTCAGATGCGGGTCTCTCTATACCACACACCAGACCTAAGGGGGCTGCTGCGGATGCTGGTCCCTCAGCGCTTCAACGAGACTATCGGAGTCCAGCACATCAAAGTCTACCTGTTTGACGACAGCATTATCATTAGCGGGTATTTTGATCCTTAAACAGAAAGTTCAGCCTGGTTTTCACTCACCAAGTCCTTTTAGTCCTTTTGTCCATCCTCACACTGGtctgctttcacctgtgtttaatctTGTTCTAATGTGTTTGCATAAGGCATTTTTGATCAAAGTGCAGGTGTTGACCACCATTGCTATGAAATGTTCTCAGGGCGTAGTTAGATGTATGCATGTAAAATGGAGAACACTGGGTGTGCTCCAAACCAAGTGGGCACAGTGACAGTTTGTGTGGTTTCCACTCCATTTCAGTTCTGCACACAAAATGACACGTGGTGCTTACGCTGAACTGGCTCATGAGGAAAGTAAGCAAAATACCATGTGCACTAAGCAATAGCAACTagctagtaaaaaaaaaaaaaaaaaaaggcacatcTACTGTATCATTCCACATGAACTCACACATGTGAATCCTTGGACAAAGAGACTGACAGGAGCACAACCACCAGTACAAGCAGCAAAAAAATATACAAGTGTAGGAAAAATACCACGATGCTGTATGTTATTCTCTTGGCATACATCAGaatgcattttatgttttcttgcttctgtgatgtaacatttttttttccaggtggAGCTCAGATTGTATTCTGACTGCTCTTGAACTGTACCACACTTCCACTGTAACTATCAAATCAAGTAACTATCAGATCAAATATAATCACAATGTTTCCTTAGGATTAACAACCAGCATACAGCAACAACTCTTCTTAGGCCCACAGTTCAGGGAGGTATCAGGGTCTCTCTGCTCTCTTAAAAAATGCCTCTGTATTTTAGGGCCAACCTCAGCGACTCCTACTTCACCAACAGACAGGACCGATATGTGCTGCTGGAGAACTGCAGCGAGGTCGCAGACTTCTTCTCTGACCTGGTGGAGGCAGTGGGTGACATTTCCCTGCAGCTTCAGCCCGATGACTCGGTCACAATGCTCGAGGGCATGGTGCACCCGTACAAAGGCAAGAAACCAGATAcgtattttgtgtgtgtgtgtgtgtgtgtgtgtgtgtgtgtgtgtgtgtgtgtgtgtgtgtgtgtgtgtgtgtgtgtgtgtgtgtgtgtgtgtgtgtgtgtgtgtgtgtgtgtgtgtgtgtgtgtgtgtgtgtgtgtgtgtgtgtgtgtgtgtgtgcgcgcgcgcgcgcgtgcgtgcgtgtgtgcacacGTGCATGTTTACCCTCCAAACTGTTTTGACACAGTTTGACACTTCATTCTCAGTTATGGTGGCACTGGCCTGGTTTTGAACGGAGGAGCCGATGGATTTCACTAATGGAGGGTGAAAGCTTAGACACGCAGATAGATGAGATgatcagagagacagactgtgtgagagacagggtgtgtgtgtgtgtgtgtgtgttaatacaGCAGAAAGATGGACAGAACTGTTGGCTAGCCAGGCAGCCGGATGTGAAATTGTCAGGAttttcatgcacaaacacacacacactcgtacaGTGTGTCTGTAACTGGAGCACAGGCTGCCAGGATGTTAGCTTGAGGGATAAATGACATCATGTCTGCAGGATCTGGACCAGCGGGAACGAACACCAGGAATAGAGTTGTGATGTCACAGTGTTGCTGGAAGACGATATGCAGTGGGAACTgacacacgcgcgcgcacacacacacacactcacacactgttAATTCAGAAAGAGAAGCAAATGCTGGTTAAATTCTAATGAAATCTAATTAGTAAGAATGACAAAGATATCTAACTGATAATCaatgagaagaaagaaagtAGAAGCAAAGTTAAGGTCATGTTCTCGGATGAAGGAAGGGTGTGACAGTGTGTCACTGCTCAACAAGAATGGGACCAGGGATGCTtattactgtacatacatatattatatacataaaGTACATGAAATGAATGTCCAGACCTTTCCAGATTTGGGGTGATGACAATTTTCCATGTCAGACAGACTTTTAGTTTGTAGTGAGAGACCTGCAGGGTCACTACATCTaaagcattttctcaattaCTTCACTACATTTAGTCAGCTTGAGTTTGTGCTCATGATTTCTTCTGaccctctctcactctgtttGCAAAAGTTTTGTCAGGCTCAATTATCCCCATTGCTAGAAATACTACAATGGCAAACAAAGTCTAAAAACAATAGTTTGTTCTGCTCACATGACACCTTATTTCTTTATTACTGCAGTTTGGTCTAATCAAACCTTTTAATACTGATGGTGCATTGATTAGTGTTAAATCAAAAGTTAGTAAATGTACGCTATTATGGGTTATACTGTTTCAATGGACATGTAGCAGGAATTAGAAGTGTTCTAAAATAAGGGAGGGCCGGCCTAAATGTCCTCACTGCGATGGTATAAAACTAAAattggtcctcacaaagatagcagCACTAGCTCATGTACACATGCACTCAGAGTCCAGGGCATTTTGACCCAAAGACCACATCTGTCTCCCACTGCACCCACTTATCTCTAAGTGTATGCGCGTGTTTTGTATCTCCATGGCAACTAGGCAACAGACAGGACTTCTCAGCAGTGGCGAGGAAGCGGATCATGGAGGTTGTGAACACGGCACAAATgagacagcagctgctgagccGGTCAGAGGACTCTGAGGATGAGGGGATGGGGGAGGATGAAGACACCTGGGTGTTCCCTCTGATTCAGATGAAACCTCTGGGGATCCAGGTGGATGAACAGGTGACACAGGTGAGGCTCCACACCTGGCTACTTCTGATCGGCTGAGTCATATTTGGAgataaaactgacaaaaacacgTCTTCTAAATGCTGATGATGCTTATTTTCCTTTTAGACAAATATCACTTGATGGAGGTTTTGAACTCATGACTAATAAAATAATGTGACTAATGATCAGGTACCTGAATAAGAATCTGTTGATAAATATTTGAACATTTATTTGGTGTTTATTAGTCACACATTCTGGGaatgaacacaataaaataacCAGAGTGCAATAAACTGAAATTTATTACAACAGCACAAATGTCACAAATGTTTCTGTGCAtctatttaacattttctgctttGCCTGTAGAGAaacactgttttattatttacattaaacTATAGTTGCTATTTACTAGTTGATCTGGTTGCAGgacaattttcagttttatcagaTTTTGCATCACAATGAGTATCTGCTCTCCAGTGCACAAAGCTAACCCCTGTGTTTTGGTGTAAATAAAGTGTATATATAGACTTTTCTCAACTTCAATTTATCTTATATTCTATAAATAAGTTGTCTGCACCTCATATAATTAAACCAGTCATTTAGAGTAAGCTACAGTCAATAAGTCCACTATTAACTTTTAATACAGCAAAtaattaagacaaaaaaaattagacGAGCAAACATGAGGAAGGAGACACAATATCCTGGTGTGTTAAACAGCACGTAACTGTATTGTAAAGTTTAATATTGACCAGATGAATGTGAGTAATCATCCTAATATTAGTTCATATCATCCAGCCCTATCATCAGCCATACTTATGcagcagtaataataatgaCCATGTGTTTGCCACAGTTAATAACATAGCAACCAGTTCATTTTCACAACgtcagaaattaaaaacatgtctgtaacTTGTCTGTTTTCACTTTCCTTCACTGAAACGCCAGCGCCTGCTGACAGATGCCGGGCCGGACTCCACTGTGTTTCTAACATCAGGTTACTTCAACCTGACCCGGGCGTACGTGAGGCTGGTGCTCGGGCCCGGAGCCCGTTACCGCATCCTTACTGCCTCCCC from Mastacembelus armatus chromosome 19, fMasArm1.2, whole genome shotgun sequence harbors:
- the pgs1 gene encoding CDP-diacylglycerol--glycerol-3-phosphate 3-phosphatidyltransferase, mitochondrial, whose protein sequence is MSASMSWRRLVWSVYSPALAGVFTRISDRLFRARDRRRGSSVLLLAPLLAEADPAPQCVSRPTGSAGAQGTDSLCTHFRWMAEHVPAFRVPGTRIHILTSPEQFYQAMKARIKTAKRRVVMASLYLGTGQLEKELVDCMEEALQRSQDCSHASDLKVSILLDYTRGSRGQINSRTMLLPLLQRFTSQMRVSLYHTPDLRGLLRMLVPQRFNETIGVQHIKVYLFDDSIIISGANLSDSYFTNRQDRYVLLENCSEVADFFSDLVEAVGDISLQLQPDDSVTMLEGMVHPYKGNRQDFSAVARKRIMEVVNTAQMRQQLLSRSEDSEDEGMGEDEDTWVFPLIQMKPLGIQVDEQVTQRLLTDAGPDSTVFLTSGYFNLTRAYVRLVLGPGARYRILTASPEVNGFFGAKGVAGAIPAAYIHIARQFYNQVYQLGQQKRVHLHEYHRPQWTFHAKGLWYYLQGQERPCLTLIGSPNFGYRSVHRDLEAQIAIVTENEELQSQLQEEQEMLYQRSTEVSSSTFERPDRHVKLWVKLVTPLIKNFF